From the genome of Ascaphus truei isolate aAscTru1 chromosome 15, aAscTru1.hap1, whole genome shotgun sequence:
CGATATTTATCGGATTGGGATGAACAGCAGAAATAccgcaaatattttatcacctactccaggctggcgttagccctgtctttcctacagtatgtatataatgaccaatggaaatattactgtatgctcatttgcatgtcttaggtctgcaaccctgccttttaccattatcacccagcacacagtgcttccactgcagcaagggattctgggaaatgacatgcaaatgagcacacagtatactaccctatatatatatatatatatatatatatgtatatgtatatgtatgtgtgtttgacaaatcacccaaaaatctactcgcccaaccaaaaaatctactcgccatctagtcccgccccccaaccctagtcccgcccccaaccccgctttaaaataaaatacataaatacaatatatttaataaattcctagtcagaacattcgtttatgacaaatgtatttattgtattacattatactacaatgtgtgtgtgtgtgtgtgtgtgtgtgtgtgtgtgtgtgtgtgtgtgtgtgtgtgtgtgtgtgtgtgtgtgtgtgtgtgtgtgtgtgtgtgtgtgtaaatgttggatctagaaataaaagccagatgtgagtgactagtttcctgaaccccttaaccagtgtctggacgtccccgctgcacaatatctaaagcagcaatcctgcctgggatcttacctgatccgcagtccctcaatgtccaggtacccgcattcccgcaatgttatacattggaggggaggtgttccctacctgtcttctgggttagggggggttccgatgtcttccatgtgaagcttgagtcagatctgcaagaaagcagtataaattatgttggtgtagtatagggcagttaagatatacagggtaaataagatatccagatcgagagtgtgggtgagacagagagagtgtgggtgagacagagagagtgtgggtgagacagagagagtgtgggtgagacagagagagtgtgggtgagacagagagagtgtgggtgagacagagagagtgtgggtgagacagagagagtgtgggtgagacagagagagtgtgggtgagacagagagagtgtgggtgagacagagagagtgtgggtgagagacagggcgGGGAGAGaaacggagaggggagagacaggaaggggggagagacaggggggactgactgatgggagggaactgggtggggagatggtgactgactgggtgactttgactgactaggtgggggggtgactgattggggggtacctctggtgtcctacagacacacacatatacacacacacacacactcccccatatacacacacacacattcccccatatacatacacacacattcccccatatacatacacactcccccatatacacacacactcccccatatacacacacactcccccatatatatacacacactcccccatatacacacacacacacactcccccatatacacacacacactcccccatatacacacacacacacacactcccccatatacacacacacacactcccccatatacacacacacacacacactcccccatatacacacacacacacacactcccccatatacacacacactcccccatatacacacacacacactcccccatatacacacacacactcccccatatacacacacacacacacacactcccccatatacacacacacactcacactcccccatatacacacacacacacactcccccatatacacacacacactcccccatatacacacacacactcccatatacacacacacactctctcactctacacacacgggggggttGGAAAAGAGGAAAggcttactgtgtcctccattctccatgggaaaagaatggctgctcgttgggggcggacTCATATAGAGACTGACCGCGctcccacaaagcctgggagcgcgcgccaatcagctgtcaggtagggggaggttttttttgttttccgggcgtttaaatgtataggattgtcgaacactgtgtgtaatatatatgatAAGCTAAACAAACATGGAATAGATGATAaagtacattactgtacatattaaccccttatagTACATGGGTCAACTAGTCAtcggtttccatgactagctgaccacaaaggGGATAATATAAACACTACACTACCCCCATATGCCATCTTAATAGTTAGTAACGCATGGTTAGTTCTTGGTTTGTCCCGCAGACATAAACAAAACACTACAGCTCAGATACATCAAATTCTGTTAAAGTGGAGCTAATATCGCACCGGGGAAATAATAAACTAACGGGTGTTATTACCACAATTTTAATGTGGTATATATCAAGAAtgtggtaataatttactgggtgtgatatttgggtcAATCTCGCGATATGAGAATTAACACGACCGTTAATAATGTGTGTTATACCGCATTGGGTTAaaatttctatcataggcttctgtaatgtatattattacagaaacctatgatcaaaataacattaGCCTGTTTCATGCCACAGGCATCAAACGGGTTAATActttatttaaattaaaacattacCTAACCCTGTTAGTGGCCAGTGAAGCATTGCCAttctagtcgctaaggtaattaatgggttaaccctgCTCATCACCACCCCAACCTCTCctcgggaagcctaaccaccctcccgggGCAACTACCGCCATCATCCACATCCCCTACTTCCGTCCCCCTTCTAGACTAATgtccaatatccctattagacaaatgtggttttaaacattaacaaaaaatatatgcatgtttaaaacaaaacaaaaaagaacattcaaaatacattttacacataaaaccattgaatatcactgtggataactaggccctctcaatgggggtcggggggggggcagATATCCGCATTGCTGATAAATGCTAACCCagtaataaataaacacattaataaccccccttcattacctccagtggctaaccgctaaggtaatgaagggagttggtggatgtaccatgtgatgaatCCCCTTTTTTGGGTGCAGggatgtcaccttaaagggagggaatcaCATTCCTTTTTTTTTGGAATCACATTCCATGATTTTGCATCgtttttgtgtttgtattgtCCCCAtcaccgcgtgtgtgtgtgcgtgtgtgtgtgtgcgtgcgtgcgcaaaCATTGCATTTTATTAAGCACTatgatatctatctatatcataGTGTTTAATAAAATGCAATGTTCGTATGGGGGAGAATCAGTTACACAGACTCCTTGgttccctaaaaaaacaaaaagaaaaaccttttaaacaaatatattaaaaaattaacATAGTTCTGGAATTCACTGGATGATATTGGTATATCTtaattaacaaaacacagaactcCAGCAAgatctttttgggaacccctgagcccccacaaaatatatatatgtatatgtgtcaaaatggagtgctattgagcgtggcatatgctggaggttagtggctcctccttcccaggttttaagcccgcccctccccacttccctagtttgcaggtcctttcattctgctggatatagacccactgtggtctttctccctcctaatagaggtaaatgagaattttaatcctaatagaggtatattagtattttatctgttagtgttaggacttgcgaacaggtgtctgccttgtcgtggctcgcaagcttacaacgcttggccaaagggttaaactaaatgaccctatttcaagagaatatataagtattttactgtgtgtttctgtcatgttggatgtagcattgggcttctctgtcgtctgttataTCTTAATTAAGTCTGAATAACATCTGTGATGTCAAATACAATAATTGGGCATTTGGTTCCTGATTTAACAATGGAGATTTAGCAGAAAGTTGGGTCATCCTATAACTATTAGAGACCTGGTACATGGTGCGGTAACGGGAACACCCGGTGACTGATATGTGAGCTTCTAATGAGACGTATTCTATTCATTGTTCAAACAGTTTTTAATTATACGTTCACAACTGAAACTATCGACTTACTATTTATCAAAGGATTTGAAAAgatttctgccactttaattggtgttttgcagttagtgagatttccttttaaatcgttaaatattaggatccactttaaatgtatgatccactacatctactctcccggccctcATGCTGCACATGCTAAACCCTTAATTTTTACAATGTACGTCTATAGTTTACTTTTATCCTGAACTTTTTGTGATATGCCAACTTACCTCTACTTCATGgccttttgtaagacagtttgtgtaacagtgacttttttgtctcgtctagtacaaagacaagcaccaataatccacccatcccagcactgcaaggttgcttttagcagtcaagattacctcctcaaacatctcaagttcaaacacccaaatgagtatatggaaaagatgaggacagaacaatcttgcaacattccagTAAATATaacagaaaatgcatctttcaaccagtcaaggcaattaataaacaatgtactgtaactgcttctcattccaaaagatatatattagcagctgccaccggaaaagatcttggagaaagtgagaagagtctgacttggttatcagacctacagaagaggacacagaccagggagagaccacatgtatgtggggaatgtgggaagagattTAGTTCGTTATCCCACCTGTTCAGACACCAGATGatagacacaggggagagaccacatgtatgtggggaatgtgggaagggatttagtgtgctATCccgcctgaacacacacatgaggacacacatgaggacacacacaggggagagaccgcatgtatgtggggaatgtgggaagggatttagtgtgttatgccacctgaacacacacatgaggacacacacaggggagagaccacatgtatgtggggaatgtgggaagggatttagtgtgttatgcaacctgaacacacacatgaggacacacagaggggagagaccgcatgtatgtggggaatgtgggaagggatttagtgtgttatgcaacctgaacacacacatgaggacacacagaggggagagaccgcatgtatgtggggaatgtgggaagggatttagtcggttatccagcctgaacacacacctaaggacacacacaggggagagaccgcatgtatgtggagaatgtgggaagggatttagtgtgttatgcaACCTGAggacacacatgaggacacacagaggggagagaccgcatgtatgtggggaatgtgggaagggatttagtcggttatccagcctgaacagacacaagaggacacacacaggggagagaccgcatgtatgtggggaatgtgggaagggatttagtgtgttatccagcctgaacacacacatgaggacacacacaggggagagaccgcatgtatgtggggaatgtgggaagggatttattgTGTTAtgccacctgaacacacacatgaggatacacacaggggagagaccacatgtatgtggggaatgtgggaagggatttagtgtgttatccaacctgaacacacacaagcgGACACATAcaagggagagaccgcatgtatgtggggaatgtgggaagggatttagtgtgttatccagcctgaacacacacgtgaggacacacacaggggagagaccgcatgtatgtggggaatgtgggaagagatttagtcagttatcccacctgaacacacacaagaggacacacacaggggagaaacctatctctaaagccaggcatgtTTTGGATAATCAGCGACTAAGACGCTCACATATAAGTGCACATGTATCTGTGTTACGCTAAATCAATGCAAAGTCACTAGTTTATGGTGCATAAAACGAGCAGTTTTAAAGGATAAAAAAAGTTATAACTTTTTAAATGCAGGTAATTTGtatcatttttgtattttttttatttttttttaaagttcttaatgttttatattttcatgctgttggttctaataaaatgtgtGTTCCCCATCATGCTGAAGTGGTCTGTAGGCAACAAGGATAGagcaaaaacggagcactaaCCATGCGTGGTGAACAGAGGTGCATGTCCTAAAAGTAGTAAAATGCTAAATGTATTGGATCATAGAGCAAAGGCTAAGAGCCCAAACCAACATGTTTCCAGCCCAAAGGCTCTTTATCAAGGAAAAAAGAGACCGTACTTTGTACTCTCTAGACGCGCTGATGTCACCAACCCCAAGCCGACCAGGTGATTCTCCCACTGACGCACAATGCGTAACATCAGCGCGTCAGAGCGTGTACATTTGAACAACAAAACTTTATTCACGGTAACACTCCGGTAGTACACACACAaaagcatatacatacacataaacgtCCCCATAGGATAAGAACGTTCATTACCAGAGATATACAATGTTGTAGTTATAATTCCTAAAACTAATACTGTAACCATATGCACATAATATATCTCCCAGTGTCAAAGGTTGCCTGAACCAGTCCCAACCCTATGACTCTTGGGTCCACACACAAAGCAAACTGCAGAAGATGATTGCAAGAAAAAggaaaaactttttttaaaaaaccCAATATATTTACATTAATATTAACTAATAACATTGCACATGTTCATTATTaattataaaaaatttttttgtaacttcaatttgtattgtgttttttttttcaatacaaacaAGTCattccatatacagtactgtcatACATTGAAATTATTACTGCCTCTCCTTTAATATGTCTTCCATACGTAACATATCTTTGCATTAAGCTAATTCTAACTTACAACCTCGATAAGATAATCTTAAGAACAGCTAAGAAAACAAAAAGCAAAAGGGAatagtggggaggggggtggggcctCTCCGTTGCCGCTTGACCACGATGCCCTTGGGGAGCCTTGTTCGTCTCCTGTGTGGAGGACCCATGCCCTTGCATTTTATCTGGGCTCTCTGATTCGTCCTTTCTGTATGCGACCAGCAGCTTTCTCCTCCCCACTCCTCAAACGAGAATGCATTTAACactatcattgccaaattgtggctctctccactcctgggatgtctgtctgggccaaccacggAGTCCAGGCTTTTACAAATTTgttgccagtgtcgttaaccagacttgttaacttttccatctggcagcctgtcacggtaacttatgacaggctgtaatttacaccaaaaataactgtgttgaactggtacgagacatagatatgataaaatataatttattccttgataaaggtgaacacacgagatatacaaataacaggcaaaatatggacacttacttaaaggttaggacaagaaagccatcaggatacaggatgcgCCATTTCTTCaataattcagttgacatcacagcaatacatgcagatcatgaatgaagacatgaagacaattgagtaaggggggACTCTGGTTTATATACCATTTCcacccttctcttacactcaaggcgTCGAGCTGTCTAGcacaaatctctttgaagcagatttttgacttccattgttagtgtgaagtatcacacttaaaaaccactccgttccttggttcctgggcccagcataaacaattaggcagttagcctttgatcaccgggctatgttaattctttCCAGGATGTTCTTCCTGCCTATTAGCATAACAGACGGAGTCTGCAGTTTCCAGAACAGACCCAAACcacatacattttaatacatactgtgacaaacgcccctcttttgtagcgctgacgtctgtctgggttcttccagacacagtcttctagggttaattatacaacaaacaggatcatgcaaagtattatattgcttaactcaggcttctgcctgctttgttttcatccaagtaagggactgcagctttaacatgtgtaggcaagaggcactcagacattttcattcagtggttcacttatatcagtgtcatagcacttcacacagtgtcacttttaagaaataaaaaccaaatcatataaagaaatcctatccctttcagggaactaactacacatcagaatcagcctctaactgcgaactaactgggccaacaaacctggttccccagcttaaaacaatgccctctcatttagggtcactagatacagcacagtcttttagcaacagcaataaacatttgttttgtcttatctgttcgtggtgggaacacggtcccaagtgtccaggcatatcctctggtactgtgatacttggaggggccgtccaccccgaactggattccggggagcagcgatacccccagcctccaggctctaaggagagagagtgaaatgcaaaacctctctgctctaaatacctgtgcatgtgattagaagagcaggtgagggagaactagagccattgtaatctgtggtctggattttccatccagctgcctgagttaatgggaagctgtggaacggatcatttttaactattcctgcactttctgacctaaaatggggcagaaagctgcctaacatctttggactatgtcacaatacacatattaaaatacccggttctggttggtccagcgggtccaaactttccagaccttaatgccggaactgggacaccttaTGGTCCGAGTTTCAGCCCGCTAGGACCTTGGGAatcggagttacacaaatatcacataaaccgtttcatattttattataaaaaatctccactaaaaagaaatctcagcgttttactaaatccccattgaaaacaacgggctccgcctccgtgggtttcaatggagcaactccaccgttgtagtcaatggagtttcctgcctatgggaaaatccacaaatctttaccttcgtccacactcgtctggttggtctgagggggctgggaaggggcatgcattaaagccggaaccttggctacatgccacccaaatcccatccctctgggcattccagaaccggaggtatggacttacacttttcaacattttacacttagtcatttttccgccacgcggcttttcccccattggaatcaatggcaaaagtcccgaactttcaactgggtccatactccgtcgggttggtccaagagggtcaaggatggttctgcagccatgccggagcagtgcctacaggtaccccaaacgctggccctctggaccctccggaaccggagatatggactcatgattttcagcttttcacacttagtcgaaatcctgagctgtttctgccgccgccattggaacctatggctcgacccgctctctcggcatgacccttctcgggggtccaggattcggggacccggtggtggtcgagtgggcggaggcctaggaactaggggcaaaaataattttatttctaggtgctctagaactgtagattcccacgccacttatcaTTGAACTTGACTAAAGTGATTtcactcttttaaaggacattgtatccgctttgcggtttggacggcagccaactcgttcctggaaagcgcagtcgaggaatctccattgaagtcaatgagcccattgacttacaatgggaaaccgccgctcctcctctcggatgccacctgctggtcttcacgggaaacaggtccaaaacagcaagatccgccattgaaatgcattgagctctaatagcggcctatgggactctgcaaaatggtgcctgaaaaggcgggaaaattacacaaagggctataatcactaaagaaatattaacccttgccctcctggATGGATCCCAGCATGTAGGTGATGCAAACACTGGCATAACATGATACATTTACacgggaataaacatttggatattgaagcaaggcaaaacacattactagaCCTCAGTcctgttaaccccttgcttccctgatgagagtagagggtggccaaatggggttgtaacccctttaatcttgGGCCAACTCCTCAGTATCGTCACACAgatataccacattctattccTAATTTGGGGGATGTTTGGGATCTCTGCTTGTTTCCACcttgctgcgatctcgcaccacGTAGCTATTGCTAAATGCAAGATTAGTTTGTTACCCGTTTTGGAAAGGCCCGGCCATGGTctattcaggaggaacagccatgggtccggaGGGATAGTGATGTcgaaaatcctctgtagccaatgtCCAATATGTCTCCATAGTGGGATTATACGTTGggaagaccacagcatgtgcaacaggtccgcCGATGCTCCACACTGTCTCGGGCACAGCTGGGAGCATCCTGGCACAAACCTCGTTAATTTCTGTGGA
Proteins encoded in this window:
- the LOC142466843 gene encoding uncharacterized protein LOC142466843, yielding MIDTGERPHVCGECGKGFSVLSRLNTHMRTHMRTHTGERPHVCGECGKGFSVLCHLNTHMRTHTGERPHVCGECGKGFSVLCNLNTHMRTHRGERPHVCGECGKGFSVLCNLNTHMRTHRGERPHVCGECGKGFSRLSSLNTHLRTHTGERPHVCGECGKGFSVLCNLRTHMRTHRGERPHVCGECGKGFSRLSSLNRHKRTHTGERPHVCGECGKGFSVLSSLNTHMRTHTGERPHVCGECGKGFIVLCHLNTHMRIHTGERPHVCGECGKGFSVLSNLNTHKRTHTRERPHVCGECGKGFSVLSSLNTHVRTHTGERPHVCGECGKRFSQLSHLNTHKRTHTGEKPISKARHVLDNQRLRRSHISAHVSVLR